From Symphalangus syndactylus isolate Jambi chromosome 17, NHGRI_mSymSyn1-v2.1_pri, whole genome shotgun sequence, one genomic window encodes:
- the GLI1 gene encoding zinc finger protein GLI1 isoform X2, whose translation MFNSMTPPPVSSYGEPCCLRPLPSQGAPSVGTEVKLTKKRALSISPLSDASLDLQTVIRTSPSSLVAFINSRCTSPGGSYGHLSIGTMSPSLGFPAQMNHQKGPSPSFGVQPCGPHDSARGGMIPHPQSRGPLPTCQLKSELDMLVGKCREEPLEGDMSSPNSTGIQDPLLGMLDGREDLEREEKHEPESVYETDCRWDGCSQEFDSQEQLVHHINSEHIHGERKEFVCHWGGCSRELRPFKAQYMLVVHMRRHTGEKPHKCTFEGCRKSYSRLENLKTHLRSHTGEKPYMCEHEGCSKAFSNASDRAKHQNRTHSNEKPYVCKLPGCTKRYTDPSSLRKHVKTVHGPDAHVTKRHRGDGPLPRAPSISTVEPKREREGGAIREESRLTVPEGAMKPQPSPGAQSSCSSDHSPAGSAANTDSGVEMTGNAGGSNEDLSSLDEGPCIAGTGLSTLRRLENLRLDQLHQLRPVGTRGLKLPSLSHTGTPVSRRVGPPVSLDRRSSSSSSISSAYTVSRRSSLASPFPPGSPPENGASSLPGLMPAQHYLLRARYASAGGGATPPTAASSLDRIGGLPMPPWRSRAEYPGYNPNAGVTRRASDPARAADRPAPARVQRFKSLGCVHTPPTVAGGGQNFDPYLPTSVYSPQPPSITENAAMDARGLQEEPEVGTSMVGSGLNPYMDFPPADTLGYGGPEGAAAEPYGARGPGSLPLGPGPPTNYGPNPCPQQASYPDPTQETWDEFPSHSGLYPSPKALGGTYSQCPRLEHYGQVQVKPEQACPVGSDSTGLAPCLSAHPSEGPPHPQPLISHYPQPPPPQYLQSGPYPQPPPDYLPSEPRPCLDFDSPTHSTGQLRAQLVCNYVQSQQELLWEGGGREDAPAQEPSYHSPKFLGGSQVSPSPAKAPVTTYGPGFGPNLPNHKSGSYLTPSPCHENFVVGANRASHRAAAPPRLLPPLPTCYGPLKVGGTNPSCGHPEVGRLGGGPALYPPPEGQVCNPLDSLDLDNTQLDFVAILDEAQGLSPPPSHDQGGSSGHTPPPSGPPNMAVGNMSVLLRSLPGETQFLNSSA comes from the exons ATGTTCAACTCGATGACCCCACCACCAGTCAGTAGCTATGGCGAGCCCTGCTGTCTCCGGCCCCTCCCCAGTCAGGGGGCCCCCAGTGTGGGGACAGAAG TCAAGTTGACCAAGAAGCGGGCACTGTCCATCTCACCTCTGTCAGATGCCAGCCTGGACCTGCAGACGGTTATCCGCACCTCACCCAGCTCCCTCGTAGCTTTCATCAACTCACGATGCACATCTCCAGGAGGCTCCTACGGTCATCTCTCCATTGGCACCATGAG CCCATCTCTGGGATTCCCAGCCCAGATGAATCACCAAAAAGGGCCCTCGCCTTCCTTCGGGGTCCAGCCTTGTGGTCCCCATGACTCCGCCCGGGGTGGGATGATCCCACATCCTCAGTCCCGGGGACCCCTCCCAACTTGCCAG CTGAAGTCTGAGCTGGACATGCTGGTTGGCAAGTGCCGGGAGGAACCCTTGGAAGGTGATATGTCCAGCCCCAACTCCACAGGCATACAG GATCCCCTGTTGGGGATGCTGGATGGGCGGGAGGACCttgagagagaggagaagcaTGAGCCTGAATCTGTGTATGAAACTGACTGCCGTTGGGATGGCTGCAGCCAGGAATTTGACTCCCAAGAGCAGCTGGTGCAC CACATCAACAGCGAGCACATCCACGGGGAGCGGAAAGAGTTCGTGTGCCACTGGGGGGGCTGCTCCAGAGAGCTGAGGCCCTTCAAAGCCCAGTATATGCTGGTGGTGCACATGCGCAGACACACTGGCGAGAAGCCACACAAGTGCACG TTTGAAGGGTGCCGGAAGTCATACTCACGCCTCGAAAACCTGAAGACGCACCTGCGGTCACACACGGGTGAGAAGCCATACATGTGTGAGCATGAGGGCTGCAGTAAAGCCTTCAGCAATGCCAGTGACCGAGCCAAGCACCAGAATCGGACCCATTCCAATGAG AAGCCGTATGTGTGTAAGCTCCCTGGCTGCACCAAACGCTATACAGATCCCAGCTCACTGCGAAAACATGTCAAGACAGTGCATGGTCCTGACGCCCATGTGACCAAACGGCACCGTGGGGATGGCCCCCTGCCTCGGGCACCATCCATTTCTACAGTGGAGCCCAAGAGGGAGCGGGAAGGAGGTGCCATCAGGGAGGAGAGCAGACTGACTGTGCCAGAGGGTGCCATG AAGCCACAGCCAAGCCCTGGGGCCCAGTCATCCTGCAGCAGTGACCACTCCCCGGCAGGCAGTGCAGCCAATACAGACAGCGGTGTGGAAATGACTGGCAATGCAGGGGGCAGCAATGAAGACCTCTCCAGCTTGGACGAGGGACCTTGCATCGCTGGCACTGGTCTGTCCACTCTTCGCCGCCTTGAGAACCTCAGGCTGGACCAGCTGCATCAACTCCGGCCAGTAGGGACCCGGGGTCTCAAACTGCCCAGCTTGTCCCACACCG GTACCCCCGTGTCCCGCCGCGTGGGCCCCCCAGTCTCTCTTGACCGCCGCAGCAGCAGCTCCAGCAGCATCAGCTCTGCCTATACTGTCAGCCGCCgctcctccctggcctctcctttCCCCCCTGGCTCCCCACCAGAGAATGGAGCATCCTCCCTGCCTGGCCTTATGCCTGCCCAGCACTACCTGCTCCGGGCAAGATATGCTTCAGCCGGAGGCGGTGCTACTCCGCCCACTGCAGCATCCAGCCTGGATCGGATAGGGGGTCTTCCCATGCCTCCTTGGAGAAGCCGAGCCGAGTATCCAGGATACAACCCCAATGCAGGGGTCACCCGGAGGGCCAGTGACCCAGCCCGGGCTGCTGACCGTCCTGCTCCAGCTAGAGTCCAGAGGTTCAAGAGCCTGGGCTGTGTCCATACCCCACCCACTGTGGCAGGGGGAGGACAGAACTTTGATCCTTACCTCCCAACCTCTGTCTACTCACCACAGCCCCCCAGCATCACTGAGAATGCTGCCATGGATGCTAGAGGGCTACAGGAAGAGCCAGAAGTTGGGACCTCTATGGTGGGCAGTGGTCTGAACCCCTATATGGACTTCCCACCTGCTGATACTCTGGGATATGGGGGACCTGAAGGGGCAGCAGCTGAGCCTTATGGAGCGAGGGGTCCAGGCTCTCTGCCCCTTGGGCCTGGTCCACCCACCAACTATGGCCCCAACCCCTGTCCCCAGCAGGCCTCATATCCTGACCCCACCCAAGAAACATGGGATGAGTTCCCTTCCCACTCTGGGCTGTACCCAAGCCCCAAGGCTCTAGGTGGAACCTACAGCCAGTGTCCTCGACTTGAACATTATGGACAAGTGCAAGTCAAGCCGGAACAGGCGTGCCCAGTGGGGTCTGACTCCACAGGACTGGCACCCTGCCTCAGTGCCCACCCCAGTGAGGGGCCCCCACATCCACAGCCTCTCATTTCCCATTacccccagccccctcctccccaaTATCTCCAGTCAGGCCCCTATCCCCAGCCACCCCCTGATTATCTTCCTTCAGAACCCAGACCTTGCCTGGACTTTGATTCCCCCACCCATTCCACAGGGCAGCTCAGGGCTCAGCTTGTGTGTAATTATGTTCAATCTCAACAGGAGCTGCTgtgggagggtgggggcagggaagaTGCCCCAGCCCAGGAACCTTCCTACCACAGTCCTAAGTTTCTGGGGGGTTCCCAGGTTAGCCCAAGCCCTGCTAAAGCTCCAGTGACCACATATGGACCTGGCTTTGGACCCAACTTGCCCAATCACAAGTCAGGCTCCTATCTCACCCCTTCACCATGCCATGAAAATTTTGTAGTGGGGGCAAACAGGGCTTCCCATAGGGCAGCAGCACCACCTCGACTTCTGCCCCCATTGCCAACTTGCTATGGGCCTCTCAAAGTAGGAGGCACAAACCCCAGCTGTGGCCATCCTGAGGTGGGCAGGCTAGGAGGGGGTCCTGCCTTGTACCCTCCTCCCGAAGGACAGGTATGTAACCCCCTGGACTCTCTTGATCTTGACAACACTCAGCTGGACTTTGTGGCTATTCTGGATGAGGCCCAGGGGCTGAGTCCTCCTCCTTCCCATGATCAGGGGGGCAGCTCTGGACATACCCCACCTCCCTCTGGGCCCCCCAACATGGCTGTGGGCAACATGAGTGTCTTACTGAGATCCCTACCTGGGGAAACACAATTCCTCAACTCTAGTGCCTAA
- the GLI1 gene encoding zinc finger protein GLI1 isoform X1, with protein MFNSMTPPPVSSYGEPCCLRPLPSQGAPSVGTEGLSGPPFCHQANLVSGPHSYGSARETNSYTEGPLFSSPRSAVKLTKKRALSISPLSDASLDLQTVIRTSPSSLVAFINSRCTSPGGSYGHLSIGTMSPSLGFPAQMNHQKGPSPSFGVQPCGPHDSARGGMIPHPQSRGPLPTCQLKSELDMLVGKCREEPLEGDMSSPNSTGIQDPLLGMLDGREDLEREEKHEPESVYETDCRWDGCSQEFDSQEQLVHHINSEHIHGERKEFVCHWGGCSRELRPFKAQYMLVVHMRRHTGEKPHKCTFEGCRKSYSRLENLKTHLRSHTGEKPYMCEHEGCSKAFSNASDRAKHQNRTHSNEKPYVCKLPGCTKRYTDPSSLRKHVKTVHGPDAHVTKRHRGDGPLPRAPSISTVEPKREREGGAIREESRLTVPEGAMKPQPSPGAQSSCSSDHSPAGSAANTDSGVEMTGNAGGSNEDLSSLDEGPCIAGTGLSTLRRLENLRLDQLHQLRPVGTRGLKLPSLSHTGTPVSRRVGPPVSLDRRSSSSSSISSAYTVSRRSSLASPFPPGSPPENGASSLPGLMPAQHYLLRARYASAGGGATPPTAASSLDRIGGLPMPPWRSRAEYPGYNPNAGVTRRASDPARAADRPAPARVQRFKSLGCVHTPPTVAGGGQNFDPYLPTSVYSPQPPSITENAAMDARGLQEEPEVGTSMVGSGLNPYMDFPPADTLGYGGPEGAAAEPYGARGPGSLPLGPGPPTNYGPNPCPQQASYPDPTQETWDEFPSHSGLYPSPKALGGTYSQCPRLEHYGQVQVKPEQACPVGSDSTGLAPCLSAHPSEGPPHPQPLISHYPQPPPPQYLQSGPYPQPPPDYLPSEPRPCLDFDSPTHSTGQLRAQLVCNYVQSQQELLWEGGGREDAPAQEPSYHSPKFLGGSQVSPSPAKAPVTTYGPGFGPNLPNHKSGSYLTPSPCHENFVVGANRASHRAAAPPRLLPPLPTCYGPLKVGGTNPSCGHPEVGRLGGGPALYPPPEGQVCNPLDSLDLDNTQLDFVAILDEAQGLSPPPSHDQGGSSGHTPPPSGPPNMAVGNMSVLLRSLPGETQFLNSSA; from the exons ATGTTCAACTCGATGACCCCACCACCAGTCAGTAGCTATGGCGAGCCCTGCTGTCTCCGGCCCCTCCCCAGTCAGGGGGCCCCCAGTGTGGGGACAGAAG GACTGTCTGGCCCGCCCTTCTGCCACCAAGCTAACCTCGTGTCCGGCCCCCACAGTTATGGGTCAGCCAGAGAGACCAACAGCTACACCGAGG GCccactcttttcttctccccgGAGTGCAGTCAAGTTGACCAAGAAGCGGGCACTGTCCATCTCACCTCTGTCAGATGCCAGCCTGGACCTGCAGACGGTTATCCGCACCTCACCCAGCTCCCTCGTAGCTTTCATCAACTCACGATGCACATCTCCAGGAGGCTCCTACGGTCATCTCTCCATTGGCACCATGAG CCCATCTCTGGGATTCCCAGCCCAGATGAATCACCAAAAAGGGCCCTCGCCTTCCTTCGGGGTCCAGCCTTGTGGTCCCCATGACTCCGCCCGGGGTGGGATGATCCCACATCCTCAGTCCCGGGGACCCCTCCCAACTTGCCAG CTGAAGTCTGAGCTGGACATGCTGGTTGGCAAGTGCCGGGAGGAACCCTTGGAAGGTGATATGTCCAGCCCCAACTCCACAGGCATACAG GATCCCCTGTTGGGGATGCTGGATGGGCGGGAGGACCttgagagagaggagaagcaTGAGCCTGAATCTGTGTATGAAACTGACTGCCGTTGGGATGGCTGCAGCCAGGAATTTGACTCCCAAGAGCAGCTGGTGCAC CACATCAACAGCGAGCACATCCACGGGGAGCGGAAAGAGTTCGTGTGCCACTGGGGGGGCTGCTCCAGAGAGCTGAGGCCCTTCAAAGCCCAGTATATGCTGGTGGTGCACATGCGCAGACACACTGGCGAGAAGCCACACAAGTGCACG TTTGAAGGGTGCCGGAAGTCATACTCACGCCTCGAAAACCTGAAGACGCACCTGCGGTCACACACGGGTGAGAAGCCATACATGTGTGAGCATGAGGGCTGCAGTAAAGCCTTCAGCAATGCCAGTGACCGAGCCAAGCACCAGAATCGGACCCATTCCAATGAG AAGCCGTATGTGTGTAAGCTCCCTGGCTGCACCAAACGCTATACAGATCCCAGCTCACTGCGAAAACATGTCAAGACAGTGCATGGTCCTGACGCCCATGTGACCAAACGGCACCGTGGGGATGGCCCCCTGCCTCGGGCACCATCCATTTCTACAGTGGAGCCCAAGAGGGAGCGGGAAGGAGGTGCCATCAGGGAGGAGAGCAGACTGACTGTGCCAGAGGGTGCCATG AAGCCACAGCCAAGCCCTGGGGCCCAGTCATCCTGCAGCAGTGACCACTCCCCGGCAGGCAGTGCAGCCAATACAGACAGCGGTGTGGAAATGACTGGCAATGCAGGGGGCAGCAATGAAGACCTCTCCAGCTTGGACGAGGGACCTTGCATCGCTGGCACTGGTCTGTCCACTCTTCGCCGCCTTGAGAACCTCAGGCTGGACCAGCTGCATCAACTCCGGCCAGTAGGGACCCGGGGTCTCAAACTGCCCAGCTTGTCCCACACCG GTACCCCCGTGTCCCGCCGCGTGGGCCCCCCAGTCTCTCTTGACCGCCGCAGCAGCAGCTCCAGCAGCATCAGCTCTGCCTATACTGTCAGCCGCCgctcctccctggcctctcctttCCCCCCTGGCTCCCCACCAGAGAATGGAGCATCCTCCCTGCCTGGCCTTATGCCTGCCCAGCACTACCTGCTCCGGGCAAGATATGCTTCAGCCGGAGGCGGTGCTACTCCGCCCACTGCAGCATCCAGCCTGGATCGGATAGGGGGTCTTCCCATGCCTCCTTGGAGAAGCCGAGCCGAGTATCCAGGATACAACCCCAATGCAGGGGTCACCCGGAGGGCCAGTGACCCAGCCCGGGCTGCTGACCGTCCTGCTCCAGCTAGAGTCCAGAGGTTCAAGAGCCTGGGCTGTGTCCATACCCCACCCACTGTGGCAGGGGGAGGACAGAACTTTGATCCTTACCTCCCAACCTCTGTCTACTCACCACAGCCCCCCAGCATCACTGAGAATGCTGCCATGGATGCTAGAGGGCTACAGGAAGAGCCAGAAGTTGGGACCTCTATGGTGGGCAGTGGTCTGAACCCCTATATGGACTTCCCACCTGCTGATACTCTGGGATATGGGGGACCTGAAGGGGCAGCAGCTGAGCCTTATGGAGCGAGGGGTCCAGGCTCTCTGCCCCTTGGGCCTGGTCCACCCACCAACTATGGCCCCAACCCCTGTCCCCAGCAGGCCTCATATCCTGACCCCACCCAAGAAACATGGGATGAGTTCCCTTCCCACTCTGGGCTGTACCCAAGCCCCAAGGCTCTAGGTGGAACCTACAGCCAGTGTCCTCGACTTGAACATTATGGACAAGTGCAAGTCAAGCCGGAACAGGCGTGCCCAGTGGGGTCTGACTCCACAGGACTGGCACCCTGCCTCAGTGCCCACCCCAGTGAGGGGCCCCCACATCCACAGCCTCTCATTTCCCATTacccccagccccctcctccccaaTATCTCCAGTCAGGCCCCTATCCCCAGCCACCCCCTGATTATCTTCCTTCAGAACCCAGACCTTGCCTGGACTTTGATTCCCCCACCCATTCCACAGGGCAGCTCAGGGCTCAGCTTGTGTGTAATTATGTTCAATCTCAACAGGAGCTGCTgtgggagggtgggggcagggaagaTGCCCCAGCCCAGGAACCTTCCTACCACAGTCCTAAGTTTCTGGGGGGTTCCCAGGTTAGCCCAAGCCCTGCTAAAGCTCCAGTGACCACATATGGACCTGGCTTTGGACCCAACTTGCCCAATCACAAGTCAGGCTCCTATCTCACCCCTTCACCATGCCATGAAAATTTTGTAGTGGGGGCAAACAGGGCTTCCCATAGGGCAGCAGCACCACCTCGACTTCTGCCCCCATTGCCAACTTGCTATGGGCCTCTCAAAGTAGGAGGCACAAACCCCAGCTGTGGCCATCCTGAGGTGGGCAGGCTAGGAGGGGGTCCTGCCTTGTACCCTCCTCCCGAAGGACAGGTATGTAACCCCCTGGACTCTCTTGATCTTGACAACACTCAGCTGGACTTTGTGGCTATTCTGGATGAGGCCCAGGGGCTGAGTCCTCCTCCTTCCCATGATCAGGGGGGCAGCTCTGGACATACCCCACCTCCCTCTGGGCCCCCCAACATGGCTGTGGGCAACATGAGTGTCTTACTGAGATCCCTACCTGGGGAAACACAATTCCTCAACTCTAGTGCCTAA
- the INHBE gene encoding inhibin beta E chain, with amino-acid sequence MGLPDVQLWLVLLWALVRAQGTGSVCPSCGGSKLAPQAERALVLELAKQQILDGLHLTSRPRITHPPPQAALTRALRRLQPGSVASGNGEEVISFATVTDSTSAYSSLLTFHLSTPRSHHLYHARLWLHVLPTLPGTLCLRIFRWGPRRRRQGSRTLLAEHHITNLGWHALTLPSSGLRGEKSGVLKLQLDCRPLESNSTVTGQPRRLLDTAGHQQPFLELKIRANEPGAGRARRRTPTCEPATPLCCRRDRYVDFQELGWQDWILQPEGYQLNYCSGQCPPHLAGSPGIAASFHSAVFSLLKANNPWPASTSCCVPTARRPLSLLYLDHNGNVVKTDVPDMVVEACGCS; translated from the exons ATGGGGCTCCCTGATGTCCAGCTCTGGCTGGTGCTGCTGTGGGCACTGGTGCGAGCACAGGGGACAGGGTCTGTGTGTCCCTCCTGTGGGGGATCCAAACTGGCGCCCCAAGCAGAACGAGCTCTGGTGCTGGAGCTAGCCAAGCAGCAAATCCTGGATGGGTTGCACCTGACCAGTCGTCCCAGAATAACTCATCCTCCACCCCAGGCAGCGCTGACCAGAGCCCTCCGGAGACTACAGCCAGGGAGTGTGGCTTCAGGGAATGGGGAGGAGGTCATCAGCTTTGCTACTGTCACAG ACTCCACTTCAGCCTACAGCTCCCTGCTCACTTTTCACCTGTCCACTCCTCGGTCCCACCACCTGTACCATGCCCGCCTGTGGCTGCACGTGCTCCCCACCCTTCCTGGCACTCTTTGCTTGAGGATCTTCCGATGGGGACCAAGGAGGAGGCGCCAAGGATCCCGTACCCTCTTGGCTGAGCACCACATCACCAACCTGGGCTGGCATGCCTTAACTCTGCCCTCTAGTGGCTTGAGGGGTGAGAAGTCTGGTGTCCTGAAACTGCAACTAGACTGCAGACCCCTAGAAAGCAACAGCACAGTTACTGGACAACCAAGGCGGCTCCTGGACACAGCAGGACATCAGCAGCCCTTCCTAGAGCTTAAGATCCGAGCCAATGAGCCTGGAGCAGGCCGGGCCAGGAGGAGGACCCCCACCTGTGAGCCTGCGACCCCCTTATGTTGCAGGCGAGACCGTTACGTAGACTTCCAGGAACTGGGATGGCAGGACTGGATACTGCAGCCCGAGGGGTACCAACTGAATTACTGCAGTGGGCAGTGCCCTCCCCACCTGGCTGGCAGCCCAGGCATTGCTGCCTCTTTCCATTCTGCcgtcttcagcctcctcaaagcCAACAATCCTTGGCCTGCCAGTACCTCGTGTTGTGTCCCTACTGCCCGAAGGcccctctctctcctctaccTGGATCATAATGGCAATGTGGTCAAGACGGATGTGCCAGATATGGTGGTGGAGGCCTGTGGCTGCAGCTAG